In Lycium ferocissimum isolate CSIRO_LF1 chromosome 11, AGI_CSIRO_Lferr_CH_V1, whole genome shotgun sequence, a single genomic region encodes these proteins:
- the LOC132038074 gene encoding uncharacterized protein LOC132038074 — protein sequence MRRRELEFAIGDKVFLKVSPMKGVMHFGRKGKLSPRYIGPYEITKRVGKVAYELRLPAEMSMAHPVFHISMLRLYKPIPSHVLNHEQIEIDEALYYEKEPVQNLDRQVRRLRTKDVVSVKVLWRNHNTEETTWEAEEDMNKRYPHLFPTTGSHDFQD from the exons ATGAGGCGTAGGGAATTGGAATTTGCTATTGGTGAcaaggttttcttgaaagtgtcacctatgaagggggtAATGCATTTTGGcagaaagggcaagcttagtcctcgctaTATTGGTCCTTACGAGATTACGAAAAGGGTTGGGAAAGTAGCTTACGAGTTGAGATTACCAGCTGAGATGTCCATGGCTCATCCggtgtttcacatttcgatgttgAGATTGTACAAACCCATTCCTTCCCATGTGTTGAATCATGAACAGATTGAAATTGATGAGGCATTGTATTATGAAAAAGAGCCAGTTCAGAATTTAGATCGTCAAGTTAGGAGGTTGAGAACAAAGGATGTAGTGTCGGTTAAAGTTTTATGGCGAAACCATAACACTGAGGAAACTACTTGGGAAGCGGAGGAGGACATGAATAaaagatatcctcacttgttccctacTACAG gttcacatgattttcaggactaa